The stretch of DNA TTTCTTTCTGGAGAATGGTCTTTCAGAGAAGAAACATGGTTCTGGCTCATGTTTGTAGGGGCTGCTATTGTACCTGTTCTTGCTTTCTGATCAAAGGCCACCCTCCTAGCCCTACTGGTCATTTTCCTCCAATATGCAACTCAATGTAAATATGCATGGGCAGATTCGTCTCCACTACTATCCCACAATGGGCCAAGAATACAAtgttggggctgaggagatggctcagcagttaagagcactggctgttcttccaggggataagggttcaattcccatcacccacatggcagctcacaactgtctctaacacCAGTTTCAAGGAATtctatgtcctcttctggcctctatgggcttCAGGCATTtatgtggtatacatatatacatgcaggcaaaacacccacacacattaaacGAAACAGAACAACACAATGTTCACAATTGGAAATTTAAGTAATGCCTGGAGAGAAACTCAGTCAGCAGGAGGAGCCCTGCAATGACAGGGAAATTCGTCAGAGAACTAATGCATTTAGAAAGGTGAGCTGCTGGCTTCTTAAGGACTAATGCCTTAAGGACTAATGTCTGCCAACAGGGGAGTCAGAATGGGAAGGGGTGCTGCCTCTGAACCCCGCCAGGCAGAGCCTTAGTCAAGTAGAATGCCTGAGTGTGAGCTGCCAATCACTGGGCTGAAGCACTTGCTTTAGGCTCCCACATCCCAAGGAGTGGTACCCAAATCCAATCCTGGTGAAGTGAAGAGGGCCAGAGAAACACACTGCAATGGCTCTGTGGGAGGGATACCCCGGAGGGCCAGGCAGCGTTACTCACAGTTTTATAGAAGGCTTTCGACTGTGTTCCCAGTACTTCTGATTTGGATACCAAGTCATCAAGCTTCTCGCCTCGCTCCAACAAAGACTCCATGGTGTTATGctagacaaagagagaagagaactctTGGCTCTGCTCAGTTAAGTGGCTGCTGACAACAGGCCCTTATGGAAGCTGAGTGGCTAGAACTCCCTCCTCTGGGCCCCTACCCAACAGACACCAACAAGCACTGGGACACAGTCCCAGAAGATACCTCCAGTCAAGTCAATAGCACAGGCAGGGCCTGGGCCTTTCCCACTATTTTTCCCAGCACAGATTCAGACGAGCACTGCTCTAGGAAAGCTTGTGTTTGTACTTGTGTGCTGTAAGCACACACGTGCAGAGGTTTCTATGTGAAGAGAAAGACATATGTGAGTACTGCACAACTGTGCTAGGATGGACAGTGGCTATCCAAAATTCACATCCACCCAGAACCTCTGAATGTGACCTTCTTCGGAAAGAAGGTCTTTGCAGGTGTCATCCGTTTAAGGTGTGGAGGTGATGGACTAGAGTGGCCACGACTACCTCTTCATCACAACAGAAACGGAGCCCACAGAGAAGACTGTGACGACACAGGAGGACGAAGGCCCAGCAAGCAGCGCCAGCAGCCGTCAGGAACCAGAGAAAGGCCTAGAGCAGACCCTGTTCACATGGCCCCAGAAGGAAGAGCCTGCCAAACTTCACCATCAGACTTCCAGCCTCCTGAGGGAGAGCGTACTTCTGTTGTGTGGAGTCATACAGTTTATGGCTCCTCCTTAGCAGCCACAGGAAACTAACATAGTGACAAAGCTGTGTCATCTGatcagccaggcagctgccaagcACTTGAGGTGAGACAAGTCCCGGCATGTTCTTCATGTGCAAATGCAACAGCTTTCAGGGACTCAGGCTCAGTATGCAAACCACTTCCCtagtaggactggagagatggctcagaggttaagagcattggctctcttccagaggacctgggttcgattcccagcacccacatggcagttcacaaccatctctaactgcaGTCCCAGGTGAttcaatgtcttcttctggcatCCAAGGGCACTGCACAAATATTGTGGCCAGGcataacatgcaggcaaaaacacccttacatataaaataaaaaataaagaaaaaagttataaaaggAAACACACTAGTGAATTTTTTATTCTGAAGATAGGGTAGAAAGATTTTGGATATTCAAgattaaataacattaaatttcaatgtttccttttgttatttaaaaatatggctCCTTCGAAATTCAGAATTACAGACACGAATCATATACACGATAGATTATATGCCTACTGGTAGCACCATGACAGGAAACATGACAGAGCTTCAGTCTGTCAGCACTACAATCCTATCTTGGGGAAAGAGGAGGACAGAGATGGAGCCCTCACAAGAGCACTGGTCCTGCTGCCTGGCTCATACTCAAGAGCAGCTCATTGCCTTTCCCAGACAGCTACTGCCAGGCAGCTGTACACTTGTGTGCAATGGTCTCGACTGAGGAATTACCCAAATTGTCCTTTATTCCTGCACACAGCTGAGCAATTCATGGAACCTGACATGTCAGCCGAAGGCTGGGAATGAATCCAGCTCACTGCAGAAGCTCACCCGGCAGCATACACTAGGCTCACACGGACTCCCAGCTTGGTCCCCTCTAAGtagaggtgctgggaactaagatGGGGTACACAGAGAGTGCTGAAGTTTCCTGGAGCAGGCTGTGActatcatcaaaataaaaatggactttGTTTGGTCAGTGGCACGtttcctctccaccttcctgctTACCAGAATGATTTTGGTCTCATCCAGTTCAGCTTGTACTTTACTCATGGGATCAGCTTCTCGGGGGTTCTAGGAACCAGAACAAAAGCAAGACTAAGAACAGAGTCATTACCTATAAACAGAATCAAACCAAGGAAGCTGAACGAACTCTGACAATACAAAGGCTTACAACAGAGAAATCGAAAGCCTGTCTAGAGCTGTATTTCTAAGTCTGAAAGTATTTCTCTGTGCTTTTCAAACAGACAGTTCACCTGTACATCAGCCTTGAACTATCATGGCTACTGACCTTGCCCAGATCACAGAGCTTCTGGGCAGTCTCTAGAAGACGTTTCTTTAAACTCACCTGGTATCTACTAAGGTGACTATCCAGGGCTGTGTATTGGATTGTAGCAGGTGATCCTACTGGCCAATCTATCCTATCGACCTGCTTGGAGAATTCATCTAGTACCTGTAAAACAAAGGAGACGCAACATATCTCCCACCACAGTCACCAGCACCTTCAGTGACCCAGCTTCACTCATCCCAAATGAGGCTCCTAGGCTCCCCAGGGTACAAGGCCATCTAATGGCAAGAGAACAGTCTAGGTTCAAGTTCCTCTTTTCAAATGTTTAGGAATAAAACACATCCTAAGTAGtctagaaacaaaaggaaagtgTGCCCAGCCTAGGGTAAACTTCACCTGGAGAATGATTAAAGTATTCTCATTTTACACTAGTTTTAAACTAGGCCTCTAGTTTTCCAAAGTAATTCTTCCAGAAAGTGATCTAGGTTCTTTGGATGTAAGCAACCACCAGATTCCATGTGCCTAGAAGTGTTTAATGCAACGAGGAACAGGACAAGgtggcttctgcctccaagtttaCAAGCAGAAGTTATTGGGTACTAAACACCACAGAGTGGGTGGGAATGGGTGtggtgtgctggcacatgcctttaacctcggtactcaggagacagagacaggtggaaccctgagtttgaggccaacctggtctacattatgagttctaagccaggcagggctacatagtaagaccctgtctcaaaaacaaagcaacaataaaCTCCATGAAGCCACTGACCTACACCAGGGAGAGAACTACAGTGACCGCCTGCAGCAGCAAAAGGAAGAGGACAGAAACCTTCAGCAAAAGCGAAGGGGAGAGGGTGGAGCTGTGCCCTACTCTAGAGGAGAGGTAATGTAACCCAGTGGCAGGAATACAGGTCAATGAAGGGCAGAGTTAGCACCAAGGAGGAAATATATATAGGTAGGGATTTCAAATGTCTCCTGCTTTGGGTGGAAATGATGGCTGAAGATGTGGCCTCTGGACCAGGCATCCCGTGTGCTTCAGGTACTAGGCCTACCATGCTCCATACTTGTCATCTCAGTCTAGTCCAACAACACACTCACCTTCTCCAGCAAGGTAAAGGCCACTCTGGAAGGATATTCGCTGTCAGCAATGACCACACCTGCAAGACTGTCACTCCGGACGTAGACATGGCAAAGATACTCTAAAGAGACAAGAGATCTCACATGTGGCTACTGACAGTTTTGAATCTGCCAATGCATCATAATGCTAGCTCCTGCTTTCTAGTCAAACAAAGCCACTCTGGAACCACTGTGAAGCTCAACTGCGCTAAGTAGGAGGCCTACTGAAAGGCTCTGTACCCCAGTTCTATGGGCCATACCCAGGACTGACTAATACCCTACGTTCCCTGAGATATGTGTATAATGAGATTGAAATGAGCTGCCAGGGATGGAAAACACACCAGAGGCAATGTCCCTCAGAGCAATTCCAGATCACTGCCTTTAGCTCAGGCCTGGCCTGGCTAAGTCTTAGCAATTTATGGCCCTCGAGGCTCTGTGCTGTTCCTAAATTGAGGGTACACCAGGCAAGACAAGCTACTTCtactttcttaaaataatttcttaagagCAGCTGAGAAGCAGAAAATTACCTCCAAGGGCTTCAATCTCCAATCTCCTGTAATAAGACACAGTTTGACCTACTCCAGCTTGTGGTGGGTGGCTAAGAGGAactgtctagaaaaaaattagCAAGTCCTGGCTGAGGTCTCTAGTGTTACTGCACTACAGTTGTCATATGATTAAACGGTATGGTTTACAAAAGGCCTCTGCAAAATAATCAGAGTCCACAGGGCTGTTGAGTTTCATGGCTTTGAAAGGTTTCAGAGATGAAATGGCTAACCACATCCCCAGAACAAGAGAACCAAGGATGAGAGCTGACAAGTAACAACCTCCACGTTCTAAGGATCTGACCCAGGAGACTCCAGtattaaacagaaagaaaaacaaaagagggaaGGAGTTTATGTCCTAGGAATCAGAGAAGGGCAGAGATCAACACGAACAGAGAGGAGGTGAGATGGAGAATAACTATCTTATTTTGTATCCATTCCCAAATAAGAACGAACCAAACATGGAGTCAGTTTCCATAGAAACTAAGGAGCTTGCCAGTGTAAGTGTTAAACCAGGAAGGGCAGACATACAAAGGAGCGACTGCCGAGACACAATCCTGagtccttttcatttctgtgagaGTCACAGCACAGATATTCATTATGGAGAATATATGGTCATATTGCTGACAGCATCTGTGTCTGTGATTCTATCATCAATTCAGGAACTCTATCCTAGGGCTACTGCCTATGTGAGGTtgttgtattagttagggtttctattgctacaatgaaacaccatgaccataaagcaagttgggaaggaaagggtttatttagcttatactttcagatcatagtccatcattggaggaagtcagaacaagaactcaagccgggctggaacctggagccaggagctgatgtagagggcGTGGAGGGGAGCTCCTCACTGGTTTGCttcccacagcttgctcagcctgctttcttatagaattcaggaccagcagcccaggatggcaccacccaccatgggctgggccctcccccaccattgatcactaattgagaaaatgccttacagctggatctcatggaggcatttcctcaacaggctctctcctctctgatgactctataacttgtgtcaagttgacacaaaatcaGCTAGCACAGTCGTCTTTGTTTATGCCTGATGAAATTCATGTAACTTCAAATTTGTTTGTGAAATGTGTGAGTCTAAAATAAATGCCCCAAACTGATATCCAAAATCAGAATTATGAAATAAAGGAAAGATTttgctcaaaaaacaaacaaacaaacaaacaaacaaaaaaatccccacaAAACTTAAGGAACACAGAACACAGTATTATCTCACAAGTGCTAGGTAGAAATCCTCTTTTGAAGTATCTGCAACtctgggaggaaaagcagaatgGGAAGGCTGCTTGCTGCTGGTCCAAAAGAATCAGTCCCTGTCACCTCTCAGGCTATGGAAAGGCTGCTGAGGCCCCAGAGAATCAGTCCCTATCACCTCTCAGGCTATGGAGAGAGGCTGCTGAAGGCCCAGAGAATCAGTCCCTGTCACCTCTCAGGCTATGGAAAGGCTGCTGAGGGCCCAGAGACTCAGTTCCTGTCACCTCTCAGCCTACAGGCTGTGTCCAGTGAGTCTAATCTTTACTGAGTGGAAGCTAACCAAGTACAGCTGCATAGTAAGTTTTGTACAGTGAGCTTGGACGTCAACATTGGGTTCAGAATTCTGGATAAATAGGAGGAGCAAGGACAGGAAACGGGGTAGCAGAAGATTACAGTCCTGGGAGCATCACATGATGCAGGTAGCACCATGTGCTGTTTACGGTGTGACAGCCAGGCTGGCACTCAGAAGGTGCTGAGTCCTCTTACCTTGCTCCTTGACAGAGGCTCTGCTACCTTTTGCCGAGCGTTCCACAATCAGTTGACTTGTAAAGGTCATGAATTCCTGAACACTAGGGAACACAAAACATATTTATAACCTTCTTTCAAGTCACATTGCCCCAACACAATGGAAAGAGACCTCTGAGGTTCTAAGTTAAGGAGACAGTCATTGCCTCTTAGTTTTATTTCAGTCTCTCTTAACTTTAGAAACAATAATAAACACATTGTACATGAACATAAATGCATATACCACTATTCAAGCCATGTCTGTGTACCAATTGCTTCCAGATAGCTCAGACATTTTCTTTAGGATACAGTCAATTTAACATTTCAATCAAAACATGATTTGGGGTCCAGTGATTTGGCTCTTTAGACACAAGCACCTACtgtcaagtctgacaacctgagtttgatccctgtaactcatggtggaaggagagaaatgattttcccaagttgttctctgaactacacacacacacacacacacacacacacacacacacacacacacacacgaaataaaaatgtgattgaaattttttaaaaagccaacatGCTCGGGACCTAGTGGGAAAGCAGAAAGCAGCTCGTGTACTAGCTTCCAAGAAGCAGGATAAATACACACTGCTCTAGAAAAACACCAGTGGCAAAACCAGTCAGGCAGAAGCACACCAGGATAGCCCTGGCTGGGAATGCCACAGACCTACACACTGGGCGAGAGCTTGGCCAG from Peromyscus eremicus chromosome 10, PerEre_H2_v1, whole genome shotgun sequence encodes:
- the Ykt6 gene encoding synaptobrevin homolog YKT6 → MKLYSLSVLYKSEPKAVLLKAAYDVSSFSFFQRSSVQEFMTFTSQLIVERSAKGSRASVKEQEYLCHVYVRSDSLAGVVIADSEYPSRVAFTLLEKVLDEFSKQVDRIDWPVGSPATIQYTALDSHLSRYQNPREADPMSKVQAELDETKIILHNTMESLLERGEKLDDLVSKSEVLGTQSKAFYKTARKQNSCCAIM